Genomic segment of Arachis stenosperma cultivar V10309 chromosome 4, arast.V10309.gnm1.PFL2, whole genome shotgun sequence:
CCACAACTCTAACAGGAGACGTCTGCAACACAGTAACTGTCCCGGGCATCGTCAACTCCACTCCTAGCATCCAACGTGGCAACTCGGCATAAGACTCTTCCCATTCTCCATATATTTGTGCAACTGCCTTCTGTTTTGCTTTCCAAACCTTTCGGTAACTGGGCTTGAAGCCGTAATCAGCTTCAGTTGCTTGTTGCAACACCTTGATCGGTACTGCAGCATCCGCACTAACCAACGGAAAAATCCTCGCACAGATAACGTGGTAATCAAGCTGACGGTGATCACTGAAAATAGATGTAGCTAAGCAAGTGTGGGGACCGTTGTACCTCCTAACCTCCCAAGTGCCCTTCCGTGCACGGAGCGAAATCCGAATCAGCCAACTACAACTTTTGCCGAAATCCTTGCACTTTCCATGATACTTCAAATGGTCCGATTCCAACACTCGGTACTCAACACCTCGACGGATGCTATAGTCCTTCACACTAAGAACAGCTTTATCTTTACTCTGGAAGGATTGCCCAATCTGAAATTCGGTTGACGAACCACCAACTGTAGCAATTCCCGCCGGATGTTCACCCAGAGCCTCCAAGTTTAGCGTCGAGAAGTGTGGAGGGTAATGCTGTGTGCCGGAACTTGAAGGACCTTCTTATGCATGTGGATTAGCACCGGTGTCATCATCGCTATCCCCAAAGATATTTACAGGCTCCTGGTCAGAGTCATCGTCCCGCATTGCATTCTCTACTTGATCAGGTTCCCCGAATTCTTGAAGTTCATCATCTGTGGCACGACTTGATTCCCCCAGAAATGTCTGCTGCAGGACCCCTTCATTAGGGGAACGTACAGTACGAACTGCCACCGTTGGTACCAGATCAGCTGCAAAGGAAGGTGAGGCAACCTGCAGAACAGAAGACTGGTTCGCTGGCGCCGAGCAAGACGCACCGCCTGCGGCAGTCGAGCTATGAACAGGAGCCGATGCCCCAGAACTATCCAGAGTTACCTCCAACTTCGCATACAACTCGTGTATTCTGACCTCAGGAAAACTCCTTACGCAATGAAACAGAACCCTAATATCTTCGTCAGCTGCTAACACGAATGTATCATACATCACACCGCTGGAAACTACAGCGATGGGAATCTTGTAGAAGATCTTCTTCACAAACTTGCTCCCAAAAACCCCAAGCTTCTGCAAGATGCTACTCTTCAAATCTGACAAACTGTTTGACGAAGTAATAAATACACTCAACGGTTCTCTATCGGTGAACTTCACACcatattttttgctttttttttttatttttccagaGCAATGCACTAAGACAAGAACACACTCTTCCTCACTTGACATTGTGATAATGATCTCCTCAGCAGCTACATTCTCACTCGAATATATATAGATTTTCATTATACATAAACCGTTCTAGGTTACAGGATTTTATGCCCATTGGATGgccttcataaaccgtggttgCCAGCCACGTTTCATGCTTTTCcttcttcataaaccgtggctaCCTCCAGCGGTTTCTGAGTTTCACTAATAAAGAGTAAACCGTGGCTGCCTACCACGGTTTACGTTGTGCATTTCCAACATGTAAAACCTCCCTGCCAGCCACGGTTTATGTGTATCTAGAAACCGTGGTTGGCTCCCACGGTTTACATAGAAAACGAATCAAGACATTCAGGTATCAATATCTCTATTGTTGTAATCTGGTAAACAAATCtcttctttattttaatttggtcatttgcccttattattattattattattattattattattattattattattattattattattattattattattattattatttaataataataaataatattgttttatatttttgtattatttttaataattttttgttatttttaataattttttattaatttttatgataataaCTGTACTGtgtaataaattataataaataatactgtttagaattttttttaataatttaatattaatttttatgtgatTAACATTTTTgtgtaataaattaaaataaaaaatattgtttaaaatttttttattaattcttaatagtttaataataataataataataataataataataataataataataataataataataatgtgagttaattaaaataaagaagagtgtttaataaattttttattattattgttatcatGAGTAAcgccattattattatttttattattatgattagtgttgttattattattattattatgattatcatcacttgcattgttgttattattcttattatgtcgttattattaaattgttattattattgttattagtaTTATTAGTAACCTTGTTATAATAATTACTATCATGAGTAATGTTGTTgtgattattataattattttttttgtagactattaaaaatttattatctaGAAAATTAGATCCGTCAGAGATTTTTAATGAGGTAGTTGCAGCGTCATTAGCACTTACTAAATTTCAACACGTTTCGCGAGTAGGCGAAATGAGAGGCCATTTGACACACCTGAGTCCCTTGGTGGAATGATGGAGGCAGGAAACTCACGCATTTCATCTTTCAGTCGGTGAAGTGATGGTGACGCTGAAAGATGTGACATATATTCTTGGACTCCCGGTTAATGAGGAGCCCGTTACAGGTAGATCAGACAGTAGTCACCTGTTTTTGGTGGAGAACTGCATCGCGTGTTTCGGTTGGGAGCCTGGTCCGCAAGATCACGTATTGGGTAAGGTTAATCTGGCTCCGGCGGTGCAGAGACACCGAATCGTGTGACACGCAGGAGTCTGTTGAGCGGTACGTCCGAGCTCACATATTCTGCGTGCTCGGAACAGTTGTGTTTCCGAATAAGTCAACCACTTCATTGAACTCGAAATTTCTGCCTTTACTTCGAGATTTCTATCGGATTTCAGTATACAGTTGAGGGGCAGCCAATCTGGCACATTTATACAGATTGTTGTGTCGTGCATCCTGATTCAACTGTAAAGGGATGGATGGGCCACTCATACTTCTATTTGTCTGGGCATGGGAGCGTATGCCATTCCTGGTGCCTATTCCCCGCGACCAGCTCGTCGATGTTGGGATTCCACTTGCGTGACGGTATTCtttttaactattattattattattattgttgttgttgttgtagttattattaatattattattgttgctgttgttgttcTGATGGCAAttgctttaattttgtttaggTGGCATCATTGGCACCGGCATACAAGATACATAC
This window contains:
- the LOC130974592 gene encoding uncharacterized protein LOC130974592, producing the protein MSSEEECVLVLVHCSGKIKKKSKKYGVKFTDREPLSVFITSSNSLSDLKSSILQKLGVFGSKFVKKIFYKIPIAVVSSGVMYDTFVLAADEDIRVLFHCVRSFPEVRIHELYAKLEVTLDSSGASAPVHSSTAAGGASCSAPANQSSVLQVASPSFAADLVPTVAVRTVRSPNEGVLQQTFLGESSRATDDELQEFGEPDQVENAMRDDDSDQEPHYPPHFSTLNLEALGEHPAGIATVGGSSTEFQIGQSFQSKDKAVLSVKDYSIRRGVEYRVLESDHLKYHGKCKDFGKSCSWLIRISLRARKGTWEVRRYNGPHTCLATSIFSDHRQLDYHVICARIFPLVSADAAVPIKVLQQATEADYGFKPSYRKVWKAKQKAVAQIYGEWEESYAELPRWMLGVELTMPGTVTVLQTSPVRVVDQIDESTVYFHRLFWTFPLCVEAFQHCKPLVSIDGTHLYGKYGGTLLLAIAQDGNSNILPIAFALVEGENAESWAFFLSNLRRHVTPQEGILVISDRHNGIKSALEDPVNGWLPPRAYRAYCILSQHNRPGILKCNLRG